A section of the Leminorella richardii genome encodes:
- the gmk gene encoding guanylate kinase codes for MVKGTLYIISAPSGAGKSSLIQALLKTQPTYDMQVSISHTTREKRPGEVEGEHYYYVGVDEFKRLIAEDAFLEYAEVFGNYYGTSKAKIERVLSQGIDVFLDIDWQGARQVREKMPQSRSVFILPPSKDELVRRLQGRGQDSDEVIAGRMDKAVREMSHYDEYDYLLINDDFDLALYDLKAIVRSERLRLDRQKLRNEALISKLLAD; via the coding sequence ATGGTGAAAGGTACGCTTTATATTATTTCCGCGCCCAGCGGTGCAGGGAAGTCGAGCCTGATTCAGGCTCTGTTAAAAACTCAGCCAACGTACGATATGCAGGTTTCTATTTCTCACACTACCCGTGAAAAGCGGCCGGGAGAAGTAGAAGGTGAACACTACTATTATGTTGGCGTTGACGAATTTAAGCGGCTGATCGCAGAAGATGCCTTTTTGGAATATGCCGAAGTGTTCGGCAACTATTACGGCACGTCAAAAGCCAAGATTGAGCGCGTGCTCTCGCAGGGTATCGACGTCTTCTTAGACATTGACTGGCAGGGAGCCCGGCAGGTTCGGGAAAAAATGCCGCAAAGCCGCAGCGTGTTTATTCTTCCACCGTCTAAGGACGAGCTGGTTCGACGCCTGCAGGGGCGCGGTCAGGACAGCGATGAAGTGATCGCTGGCCGCATGGACAAGGCAGTAAGGGAAATGTCCCATTACGATGAGTATGACTATCTGCTCATCAACGACGATTTCGATCTCGCACTTTACGATCTCAAAGCTATCGTTCGCAGCGAACGACTGCGTTTAGATCGCCAAAAACTGCGAAATGAAGCGTTAATTAGTAAATTATTGGCAGACTGA
- the spoT gene encoding bifunctional GTP diphosphokinase/guanosine-3',5'-bis pyrophosphate 3'-pyrophosphohydrolase, whose translation MYLFESLNTLAKQYLPEEQIECLKQAFCVARDAHEGQTRSSGEPYITHPVAVACILAGMRLDYETLIAALLHDVIEDTPTTYQDIERLFGKSVAELVEGVSKLDKLKFRDKKEAQAENFRKMIMAMVQDIRVILIKLADRTHNMRTLGSLRPDKRRRIARETLEIYSPLAHRLGIHHLKIELEELGFEALYPNRYRVIKEVVKAARGNRKEMIQRILSEIDGRIKEAGIPCRVNGREKHLYSIYRKMHLKEQRFHSIMDIYAFRIIVSDVDTCYRVLGQAHSLYKPRPGRVKDYIAIPKANGYQSLHTSLIGPHGVPVEVQIRTEDMDQMAEMGVAAHWAYKQAGESGTAAQIRAQRWMQSLLELQQSAGSSFEFIESVKSELLPDEIYVFTPKGRIVELQAGSTPVDFAYAVHTDIGHACVGARVDRQPYPLSQELHNGQTVEIITAPGARPNAAWLNFVVTSKARTKIRQMLKNLKRDDAVGLGRRLLNHALGQGRKVTDIDAKNLNRELKRLKLASLDDLLAEIGLGNVMSIMIAKNLLNDESAPDEEPSVSGRKLAIRGADGVLLTFAKCCRPIPGDPIIAHVSPGKGLVIHHESCRNIRGYQKEPEKFMAVEWAEDTDQEFIAEIKVEMFNHQGVLANLTAEINSAKSNIQSLNTEEKDGRVYIAYIRLTTYNRVHLANIMRKIRIMPDVIKVTRNRN comes from the coding sequence TTGTATCTGTTTGAAAGCCTTAACACACTGGCAAAACAGTACCTGCCGGAAGAACAGATTGAGTGCCTGAAACAGGCATTCTGCGTTGCGCGCGATGCCCACGAAGGGCAAACGCGCTCCAGCGGTGAGCCTTACATTACCCACCCGGTTGCCGTCGCCTGCATTTTGGCGGGCATGCGGCTGGACTATGAAACGCTTATCGCCGCGCTGCTTCACGACGTCATCGAAGATACGCCCACCACCTATCAGGATATTGAACGCCTGTTTGGTAAAAGCGTGGCGGAACTGGTGGAAGGTGTCTCGAAGCTGGACAAGCTGAAGTTTCGCGACAAGAAAGAGGCGCAGGCGGAAAACTTCCGCAAGATGATCATGGCGATGGTGCAAGATATCCGCGTCATTCTCATCAAGCTTGCCGACCGCACCCACAATATGCGCACTCTGGGGTCTTTACGCCCCGACAAGCGCCGCCGCATCGCCCGTGAGACGCTGGAAATCTATAGCCCTCTAGCGCACCGCCTTGGCATTCATCATTTAAAAATCGAGCTGGAAGAGCTCGGTTTTGAAGCGCTCTATCCCAACCGCTACCGCGTCATCAAAGAAGTGGTTAAAGCGGCGCGCGGCAACCGTAAAGAGATGATCCAGCGCATCCTGTCTGAAATCGATGGGCGCATCAAAGAAGCGGGAATCCCCTGCCGCGTCAACGGTCGGGAAAAGCATCTTTATTCCATCTATCGCAAGATGCACCTGAAAGAGCAGCGCTTTCACTCCATTATGGATATCTACGCCTTTCGCATTATCGTCAGCGACGTAGATACCTGCTATCGCGTGCTGGGTCAGGCTCACAGCCTGTATAAGCCTCGTCCAGGGCGAGTGAAAGACTATATTGCAATTCCCAAGGCTAACGGCTATCAGTCGCTGCACACCTCGCTAATTGGCCCTCACGGCGTTCCGGTCGAAGTACAGATCCGTACCGAAGATATGGATCAGATGGCCGAAATGGGCGTTGCCGCTCACTGGGCCTACAAACAGGCCGGTGAATCAGGCACCGCAGCGCAGATCCGTGCCCAGCGCTGGATGCAGAGCCTGCTAGAGCTCCAGCAAAGCGCAGGCAGCTCGTTTGAATTTATCGAAAGCGTGAAGTCCGAGCTGCTGCCGGACGAAATTTACGTCTTTACACCCAAAGGGCGCATCGTAGAGCTCCAAGCAGGCTCAACGCCAGTAGACTTCGCCTACGCCGTCCACACTGATATCGGTCACGCCTGCGTTGGCGCTCGCGTCGACAGGCAGCCGTATCCGCTGTCTCAAGAGCTGCACAACGGGCAGACGGTAGAAATCATCACCGCACCGGGCGCACGGCCTAACGCAGCCTGGCTTAACTTTGTTGTCACCTCCAAAGCGCGGACAAAGATCCGCCAGATGCTGAAAAACCTTAAGCGTGACGATGCCGTCGGCTTAGGGCGCAGGCTGCTGAACCACGCGCTGGGGCAGGGTCGTAAAGTCACGGATATTGACGCAAAAAATCTCAATCGCGAACTCAAGCGTCTGAAGTTGGCATCGCTCGACGACCTGCTGGCAGAGATAGGGCTGGGCAACGTCATGAGTATCATGATTGCCAAAAACCTGCTTAACGACGAAAGTGCTCCGGATGAAGAACCTTCAGTGAGCGGTCGCAAGCTGGCAATCCGCGGTGCCGACGGCGTGCTTTTGACCTTTGCCAAGTGCTGTCGCCCTATCCCCGGAGACCCAATCATTGCCCACGTTAGTCCGGGTAAAGGGCTGGTAATTCACCACGAATCCTGCCGAAATATTCGCGGCTACCAAAAAGAGCCAGAAAAGTTCATGGCCGTTGAGTGGGCGGAAGATACCGATCAGGAATTTATCGCCGAAATCAAAGTGGAAATGTTTAACCACCAGGGCGTGCTGGCTAACCTGACGGCAGAAATCAACTCGGCCAAGTCCAACATTCAAAGCCTGAACACTGAAGAGAAAGACGGCCGTGTCTATATCGCCTACATTCGGCTGACCACCTACAACCGCGTGCATCTGGCAAATATTATGCGCAAAATTCGCATCATGCCGGACGTCATTAAAGTCACCCGTAACAGAAACTAG
- the mltB gene encoding lytic murein transglycosylase B, translating to MRYLHLFLPLFLLLTACSSTSDLSAKKELENTNSGGFKLDPEHNIHPLSGDFSGNPHAERFVDNMVKTHGFDRQQLQDVLAQTKRLDYVLNLMEKQAPAPKTTTTQAPSMPVPNGSWIRYRNKFITADNVQKGVEFWNQYESALKRAEQQYGVPPEIIVGIIGVETRWGRVMGKTRIIDALATLSFNYPRRAAYFTKELEIFLMMARAEGKDPLSLQGSYAGAMGYGQFMPSSFKDYAIDFNGDGHVNLWDPVDAIGSVANYFKAHGWKSGERVAVVAQGEAPMLKHGFSTRYSVSALSSAGLKPTGSLDGHKEVSLLRLDMGKSFQYWYGLPNFYAITRYNHSTHYAMAVWQLGQEVSVSRRMK from the coding sequence ATGCGTTATCTACACCTCTTTCTGCCATTATTTCTTTTACTCACTGCCTGTAGCAGCACTTCTGACCTCAGCGCCAAGAAAGAGCTGGAAAACACTAACTCTGGCGGATTCAAGCTGGATCCCGAGCACAACATTCACCCCCTGTCCGGCGACTTTTCCGGCAATCCACACGCCGAACGCTTTGTTGACAATATGGTGAAAACACACGGTTTCGATCGACAGCAGCTTCAGGACGTGCTGGCGCAGACCAAACGTCTGGACTATGTCCTTAACCTGATGGAAAAACAGGCTCCCGCGCCAAAAACCACCACAACACAGGCACCAAGCATGCCGGTACCAAACGGCTCCTGGATCCGCTATCGGAACAAGTTCATCACTGCCGATAACGTGCAAAAAGGCGTTGAGTTCTGGAATCAGTATGAGTCAGCGCTTAAGCGAGCGGAACAGCAGTACGGCGTACCGCCAGAAATTATCGTCGGTATCATTGGCGTAGAAACCCGCTGGGGAAGGGTGATGGGGAAAACGCGCATTATCGACGCGCTGGCAACGCTCTCTTTTAACTATCCGCGCCGTGCCGCCTATTTCACCAAAGAGCTGGAAATTTTCCTGATGATGGCGCGCGCCGAGGGTAAAGATCCGCTCTCGCTGCAGGGTTCTTACGCTGGCGCCATGGGCTACGGTCAGTTTATGCCATCGTCCTTTAAAGACTATGCCATCGACTTTAACGGCGACGGACACGTTAACCTGTGGGATCCGGTTGACGCCATCGGCAGCGTTGCCAACTATTTCAAAGCGCACGGCTGGAAGTCAGGCGAGCGCGTCGCCGTTGTGGCTCAGGGAGAAGCCCCCATGCTTAAGCACGGCTTTAGCACGCGCTACTCCGTGTCGGCTCTCTCCTCTGCGGGTCTAAAGCCAACCGGCTCACTGGACGGCCATAAAGAAGTTAGCCTGCTGCGTCTGGATATGGGAAAAAGCTTTCAGTACTGGTACGGGCTGCCTAACTTTTACGCTATTACTCGGTATAACCACAGCACCCACTACGCAATGGCCGTGTGGCAGCTGGGGCAAGAGGTTTCTGTCAGCCGCAGGATGAAGTAG
- a CDS encoding GNAT family N-acetyltransferase codes for MLYHIRPMGENDIENVLHIQAAVYPSDILESAAFFENRLSLSADSCWVAANSDTLLGYLISYPWPREFPPALDGTLSALPESADSWFVHDCAISPDAQRLGVGRALFSTARQSATQQGLNHTSLVSLASAKNYWQNQGYVPVGETPQLREKLKAYGEGACYMHR; via the coding sequence GTGCTGTACCACATCCGCCCAATGGGCGAGAACGATATAGAAAACGTTCTGCACATACAGGCTGCCGTTTATCCTTCCGATATTTTAGAGAGTGCCGCCTTTTTCGAAAATCGCCTGTCTCTGTCAGCCGACAGCTGCTGGGTTGCGGCGAACAGCGATACACTGCTTGGCTATCTGATTTCTTATCCTTGGCCGCGTGAATTTCCTCCTGCGCTGGACGGTACCCTCAGCGCACTGCCCGAATCCGCAGACAGCTGGTTTGTTCACGACTGCGCAATATCACCTGACGCACAGCGCCTCGGCGTTGGCAGAGCGCTGTTTAGTACCGCTCGCCAAAGCGCTACCCAGCAGGGGCTTAACCACACCAGCCTAGTATCTTTAGCGAGTGCTAAAAACTACTGGCAAAATCAAGGCTATGTCCCCGTTGGCGAAACGCCCCAGCTGCGAGAAAAGCTGAAGGCCTACGGCGAGGGTGCATGCTACATGCATCGGTAG
- the ligB gene encoding NAD-dependent DNA ligase LigB, whose protein sequence is MIKLALAWLLVSVCSDVSFAKGRFDCPSWSAERAKTELNLLTRALNDWDDAYRLRGESQVEDEIYDGLAAQQALWRGCFPSIAINESVADLAAEPPYSVVHPAAHTGLVKLADESAVQAWMSLRQGLWVQPKVDGVAVTLVYQNGRLVSAISRGSGERGENWTTRAQALPGIPQRLNTDLPQVIVQGELFWRLDEHVQQRDGGQNARAKVAGAMMSKALSPQSVERVAFWAWEWPDGPETMSERLSGLKEMGFSFGITQTHEVASLNDVTRWRGLWFEQPMPFASDGVVIRQGRRPPGENWSARPPIWAAAWKYPPPQQTAEVTSVAFSVGRTGRISAVAHLRPVTLGDKRVRRVSLGGLSRWRKLDVRPGDTVALTLAGQGIPRISRVVWRVAEREAIVVPDESHYHALSCWRPDEEGCLTQYLSRLVWLSGKEGLNLSGLSEKTWRSLIEGGQVPNLASWLALSRESIAGLRGYGPRSAEKLYGQIKAAKGRDAAQWLRGLGMTFVPISHIRQAGWERLAARDEKAWRRDAGLSESGARRALAFTQHPELHAAVERLKAEGVQGF, encoded by the coding sequence ATGATTAAGCTGGCGTTAGCTTGGCTATTGGTTTCTGTATGCAGCGATGTGAGCTTTGCAAAGGGGCGATTCGATTGCCCGTCGTGGAGCGCTGAGAGGGCAAAAACAGAGTTGAACCTGCTGACCCGCGCGTTGAACGATTGGGACGACGCCTACCGCCTGCGCGGCGAGTCTCAGGTTGAAGATGAGATTTACGATGGGTTGGCAGCGCAGCAGGCGCTTTGGCGAGGCTGTTTTCCCTCTATTGCTATCAACGAGAGTGTGGCTGATTTGGCGGCAGAGCCTCCCTATTCGGTTGTTCATCCGGCCGCTCATACCGGGTTGGTAAAACTGGCAGACGAAAGCGCCGTGCAGGCATGGATGTCTTTGCGTCAGGGGCTTTGGGTTCAGCCGAAGGTGGACGGCGTGGCGGTGACGTTGGTTTATCAAAACGGAAGGCTGGTTTCCGCCATAAGCCGCGGTAGCGGTGAGCGCGGTGAAAACTGGACGACGAGAGCACAGGCGCTGCCCGGTATTCCTCAACGCCTTAATACAGATTTACCTCAGGTTATTGTACAGGGTGAACTGTTTTGGCGGCTGGATGAACACGTTCAGCAGCGCGACGGCGGGCAGAACGCCAGAGCCAAGGTTGCTGGCGCGATGATGAGCAAAGCGCTTTCTCCACAGTCGGTGGAGCGTGTTGCCTTTTGGGCGTGGGAATGGCCCGACGGGCCAGAAACGATGAGTGAAAGGCTTTCAGGGCTGAAGGAGATGGGCTTTTCCTTTGGCATCACGCAGACGCATGAGGTTGCTTCACTGAATGACGTTACTCGCTGGCGAGGGCTATGGTTTGAACAGCCGATGCCCTTTGCCAGTGACGGTGTAGTAATTAGGCAAGGGAGACGACCTCCGGGTGAAAACTGGTCTGCTCGACCCCCTATTTGGGCCGCGGCGTGGAAGTACCCGCCACCGCAGCAGACAGCAGAAGTCACATCGGTGGCTTTTAGCGTGGGGCGAACCGGGCGCATTTCTGCCGTAGCCCACTTGCGGCCAGTGACGCTAGGGGATAAACGCGTAAGGCGAGTGTCGCTCGGTGGGCTGTCCCGCTGGCGTAAGCTTGACGTTAGACCGGGCGACACGGTGGCGCTGACTCTGGCCGGGCAGGGGATCCCTCGCATTAGCCGGGTGGTATGGCGAGTTGCCGAGCGAGAGGCGATAGTGGTACCCGATGAGTCCCACTATCATGCGCTCAGCTGCTGGCGTCCCGATGAAGAGGGCTGCTTGACCCAGTATCTTTCCCGTTTGGTTTGGCTGAGCGGGAAAGAGGGGCTGAACTTAAGCGGCTTAAGCGAAAAAACTTGGCGTAGCTTGATTGAGGGTGGGCAGGTGCCAAATTTGGCATCTTGGCTGGCTCTATCACGTGAAAGTATTGCTGGTCTGCGCGGATACGGGCCGCGCAGCGCTGAAAAACTGTATGGACAGATTAAAGCAGCAAAAGGGCGTGATGCGGCGCAGTGGTTACGAGGTTTGGGTATGACCTTCGTCCCCATTTCCCACATTCGCCAAGCCGGTTGGGAAAGGCTGGCGGCTAGGGACGAGAAGGCCTGGCGTCGGGACGCCGGGCTTAGCGAGAGCGGGGCGCGCAGAGCTCTCGCGTTTACTCAGCACCCTGAGCTTCATGCCGCTGTTGAACGGCTGAAGGCCGAAGGCGTTCAGGGGTTTTGA
- a CDS encoding GGDEF domain-containing protein, with translation MKKYISVLYTRLIKRAIVHSVSLDRIEDERKVKHVVYTNIFTAIGAFAFVPVHLYIAQSTLAALCNAVCGFLGIVILLDLWARGRLKQSVWFTVILSSLLVIIVFWALQGEYQISAYLVIPAGFAFLLLGGRQGIAYSLCYFFVILILILSHIDTWPAFNQNSAALLNLLGAIVLSLFWGHIGEYIRGGSFQELEVIADSDTLTSAINRRSFFAHLHELKRRAEAEGITFAMMVIDIDYFKSVNDGFGHDSGDRVLVEMVKLMKSTVRSSDIVGRIGGEEFALLLPNLTKIEAVSKAGRLCKRVQRHVFTSVDGSKIPLTISIGVTVVTPDRDISVEDIYRSADRQLYQAKKSGRNRISIDAR, from the coding sequence ATGAAAAAGTATATTTCTGTTCTTTATACCCGGCTGATTAAGCGCGCTATTGTTCACTCTGTGTCGCTAGACCGCATTGAAGATGAGCGGAAGGTAAAGCATGTGGTTTATACCAACATCTTTACTGCCATCGGCGCTTTCGCGTTTGTTCCGGTTCATTTGTATATCGCACAGAGTACGCTAGCGGCGCTGTGTAACGCCGTCTGCGGCTTTCTTGGCATTGTGATTCTGTTAGATTTATGGGCCAGAGGGCGATTAAAGCAGAGCGTGTGGTTTACCGTTATTCTGTCTTCGCTGCTGGTGATTATCGTTTTTTGGGCGCTACAGGGAGAGTACCAAATTAGCGCCTATCTGGTGATCCCCGCCGGGTTTGCTTTTCTTCTACTCGGCGGTAGGCAGGGTATTGCCTACAGCCTCTGCTATTTCTTTGTCATTCTGATCCTCATTCTATCGCATATAGATACATGGCCAGCGTTTAATCAGAACAGCGCCGCCCTGCTTAACCTGTTGGGCGCTATTGTCCTGTCTCTGTTTTGGGGGCATATCGGAGAGTATATTCGCGGCGGCAGCTTTCAGGAGCTGGAGGTCATTGCCGACAGTGATACGCTGACGTCGGCCATTAATCGACGCTCCTTTTTTGCCCATCTGCACGAGTTAAAAAGGCGCGCTGAGGCAGAGGGGATCACTTTTGCCATGATGGTTATCGATATTGACTACTTCAAGTCCGTCAATGACGGCTTTGGTCACGATAGCGGCGATCGGGTGCTGGTTGAAATGGTCAAGCTGATGAAGAGCACAGTGAGAAGTAGCGACATTGTTGGGCGCATTGGGGGCGAGGAGTTTGCCCTGCTGCTGCCCAATCTGACCAAGATAGAGGCCGTTAGCAAGGCCGGCCGCCTGTGTAAGCGTGTTCAGCGGCACGTGTTTACCAGTGTGGATGGCAGCAAGATCCCGCTGACGATAAGTATAGGCGTCACTGTGGTGACGCCTGATAGGGATATATCCGTCGAGGATATTTACCGCTCGGCTGACAGGCAGCTGTATCAGGCGAAAAAGAGCGGCAGAAACCGTATTTCTATTGACGCCCGATAG
- the acrD gene encoding multidrug efflux RND transporter permease AcrD: MANFFTDRPIFAWVIAIILSLSGLLALNSLPVEQYPNLAPPTVRISASYPGASAQTLENTVTQIIEQSMTGLDNLMYMSSQSSNTGSASITLTFTAGTDPNEAMQQVQNKLQSATRKLPQDVQQQGVTVSKSGDSSLMTVAFVSTDHSMTRQDISDYVASNLQDPISRINGVGSVDAFGSQYAMRIWLDPNRLNNYKLTTQNVIDAISSQNKQIAVGQVGGTPSVEGQTLNATMNAQAQLQTPEQFRAITLRVNQDGSLVTLGDVATVELGAEKYDYLSRYNGMPASGMSIKLASGANELATDRLVKDKIAELSHYFPHGLKAEYAYETTPFVEASIKDVVKTLFEAILLVFLVMYLFLQNFRATLIPTIAVPVVLLGTFSVLYLFGFSVNTLTMFAMVLAIGLLVDDAIVVVENVERVMAIEGLSPREATRKSMGQIQGALVGIAMVLSAVFVPMAFLGGTTGAIYRQFSITIVSAMVLSVLVALILTPALCATMLKPIPSGQIHTRRGFFGWFNRTFDRSAHGYERGVADVIHHGGRSILVYVLIIGGLGWLFMKLPTSFLPLEDRGVFMVQVQLPVGSTQQQTLKVVEKVEKYLLEDEKKNVLSAFAIVGSGPGGNGQNVARLFVRLKDWKERTATEDSSFSIIERATRTFSRISEARVFASSPPSISGLGSSSGFSLALQDFAGLGHETLMQARDTLLDAAAKEPGLTRVRHNGLDDSPELQVDVDQRKAQALSVRIDDINSTLKTAWGSTYVNDFLDRGRVKKVYVQSAAPYRMQPQDINRWYVNNTSGDMVPFSEFASTRWVFGSPRLERYNGNSSVEILGEASPGISNGTAMDTMEKLVADLPDGIGLDWTAMSYQERLSGSQAPMLYAVSLLVVFLCLAALYESWSIPFSVMLVVPLGILGAVAATWLRGLENDVYFQVGILTVIGLSAKNAILIVEFANDLNRAGKDLMTATLEACRYRLRPILMTSMAFIFGVLPMAISNGAGSGSQHAVGTGVLGGMLTATFLAIFFVPLFFVLVRKRFPSKPLVKAAQ, from the coding sequence ATGGCTAATTTTTTTACTGACCGCCCCATCTTTGCCTGGGTAATCGCCATTATTCTCAGCCTTTCCGGGCTGCTGGCTCTTAACTCGCTGCCAGTAGAACAGTACCCCAACCTTGCACCGCCGACAGTGAGAATATCCGCCAGCTATCCGGGTGCTTCAGCCCAAACGCTGGAAAATACCGTTACCCAAATTATCGAACAGAGCATGACCGGTCTGGACAATCTGATGTACATGTCGTCCCAGAGCAGCAACACCGGCAGCGCATCGATAACCTTAACCTTTACCGCCGGAACCGACCCCAACGAAGCCATGCAGCAGGTGCAAAACAAGCTGCAAAGCGCCACCCGAAAGCTGCCGCAGGACGTACAGCAACAGGGCGTGACGGTTTCAAAGTCCGGTGACAGCTCGCTGATGACAGTGGCCTTCGTCTCTACAGACCACAGCATGACGCGTCAGGACATCTCTGACTATGTCGCCAGTAACCTGCAGGATCCCATCAGTCGTATCAACGGAGTCGGCAGCGTGGACGCCTTCGGCTCCCAGTACGCTATGCGCATCTGGCTTGATCCTAATCGGCTAAACAACTACAAACTCACGACCCAAAACGTTATTGACGCGATATCCTCGCAAAACAAGCAAATTGCCGTAGGTCAGGTCGGCGGCACGCCGTCAGTTGAAGGGCAAACGCTTAACGCCACCATGAACGCACAGGCTCAGCTGCAAACGCCGGAGCAGTTTCGCGCCATTACTCTGCGAGTCAATCAGGACGGTTCACTGGTCACCCTAGGCGATGTTGCAACCGTTGAGCTGGGTGCCGAAAAGTATGACTATCTCAGCCGCTATAACGGTATGCCCGCCTCCGGCATGAGTATTAAACTGGCGTCCGGTGCAAACGAACTGGCCACTGACCGTCTGGTAAAAGACAAAATTGCCGAGCTGTCACACTATTTCCCTCACGGTCTGAAAGCAGAATATGCTTATGAAACAACTCCGTTCGTTGAAGCCTCTATCAAGGACGTAGTGAAAACGCTATTTGAAGCCATACTGCTGGTCTTCTTAGTGATGTACCTGTTCCTGCAGAACTTCCGCGCTACGCTGATCCCGACCATCGCCGTTCCCGTCGTGCTGCTGGGCACGTTCTCAGTGCTGTACCTCTTCGGCTTTAGCGTCAACACACTCACCATGTTTGCTATGGTGCTGGCCATAGGCCTGCTGGTAGACGACGCCATCGTGGTGGTAGAAAACGTAGAGCGCGTCATGGCTATCGAAGGGCTATCGCCTAGGGAGGCGACCCGTAAGTCGATGGGGCAAATCCAAGGCGCACTAGTGGGCATCGCGATGGTGCTGTCCGCCGTATTTGTTCCCATGGCCTTTTTAGGCGGAACTACCGGCGCTATCTATCGCCAGTTCTCAATTACCATTGTCTCCGCCATGGTGCTCTCGGTTCTGGTTGCCCTGATCCTAACCCCGGCACTGTGTGCCACCATGCTTAAGCCAATCCCCAGCGGCCAGATTCACACTCGCCGAGGCTTCTTTGGCTGGTTTAACCGCACCTTTGACAGAAGCGCCCACGGCTATGAGCGAGGCGTTGCTGACGTTATTCACCACGGCGGGCGCTCTATTCTGGTTTATGTACTCATCATCGGCGGGCTGGGGTGGCTGTTCATGAAGCTGCCGACTTCGTTTCTTCCCCTTGAAGACCGCGGCGTCTTTATGGTTCAAGTCCAGCTTCCGGTGGGTTCCACCCAGCAACAGACACTGAAAGTGGTGGAAAAAGTAGAAAAATACCTGCTGGAAGACGAGAAGAAAAACGTGCTTTCAGCCTTCGCCATTGTGGGCTCAGGCCCCGGAGGAAACGGCCAGAACGTTGCCCGGCTGTTTGTTCGCCTCAAAGACTGGAAAGAGCGCACCGCAACGGAAGACAGCTCGTTCTCTATTATTGAACGCGCCACCCGAACCTTCAGCAGAATCTCGGAAGCTCGCGTGTTTGCCAGCAGCCCACCATCAATATCCGGCTTGGGCAGCTCATCAGGCTTCAGCCTTGCGCTTCAGGACTTCGCTGGGCTCGGGCATGAAACGCTCATGCAGGCTCGCGATACGCTGCTAGATGCCGCAGCTAAAGAGCCTGGTTTAACGCGCGTGCGGCACAACGGGCTAGACGACAGCCCTGAGCTTCAGGTGGATGTTGATCAGCGCAAGGCACAGGCGCTGAGTGTAAGAATCGACGATATTAACAGCACGCTCAAAACAGCCTGGGGATCTACCTATGTCAACGACTTCCTTGACCGCGGGCGTGTCAAAAAGGTCTATGTCCAGAGCGCAGCTCCCTACCGCATGCAGCCGCAGGACATTAACCGCTGGTACGTTAACAACACCAGCGGAGACATGGTGCCGTTTTCCGAGTTCGCCTCAACCCGATGGGTATTTGGCTCTCCTCGGCTAGAGCGCTACAACGGCAACTCCTCAGTAGAAATTCTTGGCGAAGCGTCCCCCGGCATCAGTAACGGAACCGCAATGGACACCATGGAAAAGCTGGTGGCCGATCTGCCGGACGGCATTGGGTTAGACTGGACGGCCATGTCCTATCAGGAGCGGCTCTCCGGTTCACAGGCTCCAATGCTGTACGCGGTCTCTCTGCTAGTGGTGTTCCTTTGCCTTGCGGCGCTGTATGAGAGCTGGTCTATTCCGTTCTCGGTTATGCTGGTGGTTCCTCTCGGCATCTTGGGTGCTGTTGCGGCAACGTGGCTGCGAGGTTTGGAAAACGACGTTTACTTCCAAGTCGGCATTTTGACGGTTATCGGCCTGTCGGCGAAGAACGCCATTCTGATTGTCGAATTCGCCAACGACCTCAATCGGGCAGGAAAAGACCTGATGACGGCCACACTAGAGGCCTGCCGCTATCGCCTTCGCCCGATCCTGATGACGTCAATGGCGTTTATCTTCGGCGTTCTGCCAATGGCCATCAGCAACGGCGCGGGCTCCGGCAGCCAGCACGCTGTCGGCACCGGCGTTTTGGGCGGCATGCTTACCGCCACCTTCTTGGCAATTTTCTTTGTTCCGCTGTTCTTTGTATTAGTTCGCAAGCGCTTTCCAAGTAAGCCACTCGTTAAGGCAGCGCAATAG
- the rpoZ gene encoding DNA-directed RNA polymerase subunit omega yields MARVTVQDAVEKIGNRFDLVLVAARRARQIQTQGKDPLVPEENDKYTVIALREIEEGLINSQILDSQARQEQQEQDAAEMQAVAAIAEGRR; encoded by the coding sequence ATGGCACGCGTAACCGTTCAAGACGCTGTAGAAAAAATTGGCAACCGCTTCGACCTCGTTCTGGTCGCCGCTCGCCGCGCTCGTCAAATTCAAACCCAGGGTAAAGATCCCTTAGTGCCGGAAGAAAACGACAAGTACACCGTTATCGCCCTGCGCGAGATCGAAGAAGGCCTGATCAACAGCCAAATCCTGGATTCTCAGGCCCGCCAAGAACAGCAAGAGCAGGATGCCGCTGAAATGCAAGCCGTCGCCGCGATTGCTGAAGGTCGTCGTTAA